The genomic interval GCTCATCGACACGAGGAGAGGAATAAATCCGGGGGCGCCACAGTGACGTGGCTGCCAGCTGCTCGCCCTGAAATGTGGGGTGAGGTTCGTACCCCAAGCGGTCGGGTCATTGCGGTTGCGGAAAAGCTGAGTGCTGTTGTAACCGCCGAAATCATCGGCAGGCCGCGCCCAGATATCATCGCAGGATCGCGCCTGACGCGCCGGGGGATCACCTACCAGGTTGAGGCCGTTTTGCCGGACAACGAAAACTCCTTGATGAGGCTTCTCTGCTCATCGGTACCTAACCCATGAGGTGAATGATGAAAATTAGAGCACTAGGCCCTTTGACGGGCGCATCTGGTGAGCGTGAGAAGGGCGAAGAATTCGAGGTCGACAATGCCTATGGCGAAGGCCTGATTGCCCGAGGCTACGCCGAGGCGGTCACCGACAAGGCCGCGAAGCCAGCGAAGGCCGATGCGGCCAAGGAGTAGGGAATGGCGCGCCGGTCGAGCATTCGTGGCGACATCCGTTTACGCCGGACGCTGCGCAACATCCACAAGACGATGGACAACGAGTTGCAGCCCGCGATGCTAGAGGCGGCGAACCGCATCCTGGAGACTCAGCGAGAGTTGATGCCCAAGGACACCGGAGCGGCTGCTGCCGCGCTCAGGGTTTACGTTTCGCCCAGCGGTTTAGATGCCCAGATCGGCATTCGTGGCAAGCGCGACAACCGGCGGTTTTTCTACCTGCGCTTCATCGAGTACGGCACCAAGGGCTATACCGGCGGTAAGCGGGCCGGTGATCGCAACCGGCGTGTCACCAACAAAAGCGATGGCACCCACTTCTTCGGCAAATACCCGGATATCCCGGCCAGGCCGGCCCACCCGTGGCTGCGCCCATCTATCCAGGTAAACCGCGAGTATGTCATGGCTGACATCAAAGCCGCCGTGAACCGTACGCTGCTCAAAGCGAGCCAGGGGGTTGGCAATGGGTGATCCATCTCTGGCACTACAGGAGGCCATCTTCGCCAGGCTTCAGACCGAGGTCAGCTGCCCGATATACGACGGCGCGCCCTTGAATGCTGAAATGCCCTACGTATCCATCGACCGGGAGGTATCGGTCAACAGCAGCCCAATCGCTGGCCGCAAGCGCGAAACGCGCCTGTTGTACCTGTCCGTCTGGTCCGATGCCGTGGGTCAGGCCGAGGTTAAGCGCATCAACGGCGAAGTCATCGCCGCTTTGGACGAGCGTCGCCTCCCATTGGAGGTTGGTCGCGCGGTATCCATCCGGGTCGAGCAGGTCGACGCTCAGCGCGACGCCGACGGCATTACTTACCAGGGCTCGATCACCGTCCGCGTGATCACTACCCACTGAACCACCCATCTGCCGCGCCGCGGCTTTTATCCAATGTGCCTTTGGAGGAACCCTCATGGCCGACGACAACCTCAACACAGCCGCGGGCTGCCGCCTTGCCATCGGCGGAAAGACCGGTGCCGATAGCGAAACCAAGTACAAGGCCGACACGTACGTACAGGTGGGCGAGATCGAAGATCTGGGCGAATTTGGCGACACCTTCAGTGCCGTAAACTTCACCTCCCTGAGCGATGGCCGCGTACGCAAGTACAAGGGCACCGCCGACGCGGGGAACATGACCATGACCGTGGGCCTGGACAGTGGCGATGCTGGTCAAAAAGCCGTGTCGGTGGCGCACAAGGACCGCTCCAAGGGCAACTA from Pseudomonas fortuita carries:
- a CDS encoding head-tail adaptor protein encodes the protein MRAGPLRHRLQVAHRHEERNKSGGATVTWLPAARPEMWGEVRTPSGRVIAVAEKLSAVVTAEIIGRPRPDIIAGSRLTRRGITYQVEAVLPDNENSLMRLLCSSVPNP
- a CDS encoding DUF7302 family protein, whose amino-acid sequence is MKIRALGPLTGASGEREKGEEFEVDNAYGEGLIARGYAEAVTDKAAKPAKADAAKE
- a CDS encoding HK97 gp10 family phage protein is translated as MARRSSIRGDIRLRRTLRNIHKTMDNELQPAMLEAANRILETQRELMPKDTGAAAAALRVYVSPSGLDAQIGIRGKRDNRRFFYLRFIEYGTKGYTGGKRAGDRNRRVTNKSDGTHFFGKYPDIPARPAHPWLRPSIQVNREYVMADIKAAVNRTLLKASQGVGNG
- a CDS encoding DUF3168 domain-containing protein; the encoded protein is MGDPSLALQEAIFARLQTEVSCPIYDGAPLNAEMPYVSIDREVSVNSSPIAGRKRETRLLYLSVWSDAVGQAEVKRINGEVIAALDERRLPLEVGRAVSIRVEQVDAQRDADGITYQGSITVRVITTH